From Puniceicoccaceae bacterium, a single genomic window includes:
- a CDS encoding phage holin family protein — translation MDFKRYLQQWLILMVGVFVASHIIPGIHYETTGSLIAVVLILSFLNLILRPILILFTLPFVILTMGVGILVINAFLFLLVNQMVSGFHVDGFWAAFFGSIVVSLIGMVANLLLARPQVQVDVRRPDAPGMGAQGSSSKRKLKDDDVIDI, via the coding sequence ATGGATTTTAAACGATACCTTCAACAGTGGCTGATCCTCATGGTGGGTGTTTTTGTGGCATCTCACATCATTCCCGGAATCCACTACGAAACGACCGGATCCCTCATCGCAGTGGTGTTGATTTTGAGCTTTCTCAACCTCATTCTGCGACCGATCCTGATTTTATTTACCCTGCCTTTTGTCATTCTCACGATGGGAGTTGGCATCTTGGTGATCAATGCATTCCTGTTTCTGCTCGTGAACCAAATGGTCTCCGGATTTCATGTGGATGGATTTTGGGCGGCGTTTTTTGGCTCAATCGTGGTAAGCCTCATCGGCATGGTCGCGAACCTTCTGCTCGCTCGACCGCAGGTGCAGGTGGATGTGAGGCGACCCGATGCTCCGGGAATGGGAGCGCAAGGATCCAGTTCCAAGCGGAAATTGAAGGATGATGACGTGATTGACATTTAG
- a CDS encoding dicarboxylate/amino acid:cation symporter, producing MKTIQHHRLTIQILIGMATGILLGILINQFFSEVVWVSNWVTGGIFYVGGKIFVACLQLLVVPLVLVSLISGTAALDDVRKVGTIGLKTVLLYMVTTAIAITLALLFASLFRPGVGIDKEAFLQSQTPSVSSVETQLETIAGEVNEVKWVINQLARQSGAQAEPFEDIEGELADEAPAQESGFSVQEAPPLTEVLIQIFPTNPIRSMAEGNMLQIIVFAILFGLALTLAGESGQRVLQGVNDLNEVVMKLVLLLMRTAPFGVFCLVGQTFATQGFSAIAPLSKYFFLVMLVLLLHAGVTYSLFLKIFARLSPLRFLRTMWETQMFAFSTSSSNATIPVTLETVTERLGVHRSVASFTVPLGATINMDGTAIMQGVATVFIAQAWGMDLSLTDFLIVIVTATLASIGTAGVPGVGLVMLSMVLMQVGLPVEGIAIILGVDRLLDMLRTAVNITGDSMVSCVVGRWQNALDPDVFERGDP from the coding sequence GTGAAAACAATCCAACACCACCGCCTGACCATCCAGATTCTCATTGGCATGGCCACTGGGATCCTGCTTGGCATTCTGATCAACCAGTTTTTCAGTGAGGTGGTTTGGGTGTCCAACTGGGTCACCGGAGGCATTTTTTATGTGGGTGGCAAAATATTTGTCGCCTGCCTGCAGCTGCTGGTGGTTCCACTGGTATTGGTATCTCTGATTTCTGGAACTGCTGCGCTGGATGATGTGCGTAAAGTGGGAACGATTGGACTCAAAACCGTGCTGCTCTACATGGTCACCACTGCGATTGCGATCACGCTGGCCCTGCTGTTTGCGAGTCTATTTCGTCCGGGTGTTGGAATCGACAAGGAAGCGTTTTTACAATCGCAAACCCCCAGCGTTTCATCAGTGGAAACCCAGCTCGAAACCATTGCAGGTGAGGTGAATGAAGTGAAGTGGGTCATCAACCAGCTCGCCCGCCAGAGTGGAGCGCAAGCCGAACCCTTCGAGGACATCGAGGGCGAATTGGCGGACGAAGCGCCGGCACAGGAATCCGGGTTTTCGGTTCAGGAGGCACCACCACTGACTGAGGTGCTGATACAAATTTTTCCAACCAACCCGATCCGTTCCATGGCGGAAGGCAACATGTTGCAGATTATTGTTTTTGCGATTTTGTTCGGACTGGCGCTTACCCTGGCAGGTGAATCGGGACAGCGCGTATTGCAGGGGGTGAATGACCTCAATGAAGTGGTCATGAAGCTCGTGCTGTTGCTCATGCGCACAGCACCCTTCGGTGTCTTTTGTCTGGTCGGTCAAACCTTTGCAACGCAGGGATTTTCCGCAATCGCACCCCTGTCAAAGTATTTCTTTCTCGTGATGCTGGTGCTGCTGTTGCACGCGGGGGTGACCTATTCGCTTTTTCTCAAAATCTTTGCACGATTAAGTCCGCTTCGTTTCCTTCGCACCATGTGGGAAACGCAGATGTTTGCGTTCAGCACCTCCAGCAGCAATGCCACCATTCCGGTCACGCTCGAAACGGTGACCGAACGCCTCGGCGTGCACCGCAGTGTGGCCTCCTTTACGGTGCCACTGGGTGCGACGATTAACATGGACGGCACGGCTATCATGCAGGGAGTGGCGACGGTTTTTATCGCGCAGGCCTGGGGTATGGATCTGAGTCTGACGGATTTTCTGATCGTCATTGTGACCGCTACTTTGGCGTCGATCGGAACAGCAGGTGTGCCTGGAGTGGGTCTGGTCATGCTCTCCATGGTGCTGATGCAGGTAGGACTCCCGGTCGAAGGCATTGCCATCATTCTCGGGGTGGATCGCCTGCTCGACATGCTGCGAACCGCAGTGAACATCACGGGTGACAGTATGGTTTCCTGTGTCGTGGGCAGGTGGCAGAATGCGCTCGATCCCGACGTGTTTGAGCGGGGGGATCCGTAA
- a CDS encoding Nif3-like dinuclear metal center hexameric protein: MASLQPITHYCNKRTRTHEIPDYPGAKNGLQIENNGTVTHIGAAVDASLQVFESAVERGVDFLIVHHGPFWAPVSPLTGPRYRKFFHAMQHNLAVYGSHLPLDAHPEIGNNVCLAQKLGLQPTGQFAPYEGVPIGWYCDAELPRETLTERLHEQFPRTVAMMHGPQQLRRIGILTGSGGDALTRLAADGIDTLITGECSQHHFALSQELGVNLYTCGHYDTEVFAVQRLAAEVAEQFALPWSFIDSGCPL; the protein is encoded by the coding sequence ATGGCATCACTTCAACCCATCACACACTACTGCAACAAACGCACGCGAACCCACGAAATTCCCGACTACCCGGGAGCCAAAAACGGACTCCAGATCGAGAATAATGGCACTGTCACTCACATCGGTGCCGCCGTGGATGCCAGTTTACAGGTGTTTGAATCAGCTGTCGAACGCGGCGTGGATTTCCTTATCGTGCACCATGGCCCCTTCTGGGCCCCGGTCTCACCGCTCACAGGACCGCGCTACCGCAAGTTTTTCCATGCGATGCAGCACAATCTGGCGGTTTACGGCAGTCACCTGCCGCTGGATGCTCACCCGGAAATCGGAAACAACGTGTGCTTGGCGCAAAAACTCGGATTGCAGCCAACCGGGCAATTTGCGCCCTACGAGGGGGTTCCCATCGGGTGGTACTGTGATGCCGAGCTGCCGCGCGAGACGCTCACAGAACGCCTGCACGAGCAATTTCCACGAACTGTAGCCATGATGCATGGACCGCAGCAACTACGGCGGATCGGCATCCTCACCGGGAGTGGAGGCGATGCACTGACTCGCCTGGCTGCCGATGGCATTGACACCCTGATCACCGGAGAATGCTCCCAGCATCATTTTGCACTTTCGCAGGAGTTGGGGGTGAACCTCTACACCTGCGGGCATTACGACACCGAAGTATTTGCGGTGCAGCGGCTCGCCGCAGAGGTTGCGGAACAGTTTGCACTTCCCTGGTCATTTATCGATTCGGGCTGCCCGCTCTGA